Sequence from the Cydia splendana chromosome 10, ilCydSple1.2, whole genome shotgun sequence genome:
tatttttgtttcaggCTTGTGATAACCAATCACAGAGAAAAGTTGATATCGGAGTTGGAAAATTGTGATGACCCAGCCTTGTCACTGCATCTGGCTGTGTTGGCGATATTTACAATCCTTACGCAGAATATGCTGCATGCGTCTGGGAGGCTGGTGCCTGTTATTATCGAATTTTTGAAAACTCAGCTTAAAGAGGAGCAGTTTGTAGAACTGCAACAGTACCATggtaataattattgttttctaGTGAAATTAAAAATCTACCTATATAACATCTATtcagttaataaaataaaataatttcattcaGTTACTATCTTGAAAATAAATGGATAAGTCCACTACCTCGGCGGAGACTCGAATACGCGACTACAGGATCCATACATCTTTgaattattaaaatgttttaactACTATTACGTAATAGAACGTCTTAACCGTTAAACTATTTGACATTCGTTTCTAGTAATTCGATTTCGAACCGTAATTCTTACCGTagagatgcgtttttgttttaaataagatggcaagtatgttgccgctatGGACTTAAGGGTTTAAGCCGCTGTCGTCCAAGTCTTGTACAGCCACGCTGCCCGCGCCGCCGGTCGCGTGGGTTCAGTCCGCGACCTTAATGAtgcaaaaaatagttttttttttctttatttcaaacAATTAAATTCGATGGTACTATTTCGTTATTGAATTAATGCTGAATACTATTTTTATTACAGAGTTAGTTACAAAGTACCTGACTGCAAATGACGAAGAGAAAACAGAGGTTGAAGACAAGCTAAAGGAGGAAATGGCTACAATTAAGAATATTGTTTATGATGTTaagaaaaacaaatgaattgtttttgttttcagtTTCAAAGTAATtgaataatattgttttataaactaaaatgtctaatcatttaattattatGTCAGGTGAAGTCAAAAATATTTCCATTCTTGCACCTTTCTTCATTACAATAAGGCGTTAAATGTATTCATTTTTTGAAACATCAATGCTACACAGTAAATGGCATAAAAACATAACTCTCAATATTGTTGATCCATTCTTTTTTCCAAGTATTCTCTTAGTTTCCTTAATATAGGTGTAGGTTTCACAAAAGGGGACTAATAATGTTCCAAATTAAAAGCAAGCATTTATTACAAAATCCTGTGAACAACAAATCCAGAGAACACAACAATtcaattgtaaataaaataatgcatGTGCACATCCGTAACATTTAAGGCTCCGTCATACAGGCGCGTTTTgagggcggcgcgtgagcggggcgcgccgcttttacatataaaacgctcacgccccgcccggaaaacgagCTTGTGTGACAGAACCTTTAGTGATCTGAACTGGCCAACTTGAGAATATGGgttctcaaattaaaatatgGACATTCCTAAGACATCATGTACATAGTACAAACATTTAGCAATGAATGAAAGTACAACTAAATTCAGTTAGTTTATAAAAGCACCAGGGTATCATAGTTCATTATGGAAGAACAAAATATGTTAGTTCAGAAAACATCAAACGTAACACACTGGAACATTTAAAAGCATTCGATTTTATTTCTTTAGTGTTTTAAAGTAAAGAAATACATATTCTGCAAAATCAACTCCTATTATGTAGCAAGATTCAATCTGTAAATgcacttagggccagttgcaccaaccacatttgacagactgattaATGTCAATCAACAGTGTGGTATGAAACTTCCCGTACAATAAAATTTTGTGAATGCTTTAACAGTGACAGATGGTTTGGTGcaactagggttgccatacgtccggatttgtgcggatttttgaccctttgtccggattgcggccggacttggcatgtgtccggatttttaggaatgaccttataaaaataaaatgcgcgCCCGGGGAGGGGGCTACGGGATCGGGCAAAGGGAAAGGGAAAAGTAGAGCCACGATACAGTACACCGCAGAGagcagcgcgccgccggggcgtcgttcaagttacgccaaatctctgctacaagaaatgtccggatttttagggtgatgtccggctttttatcaggacatttaattcttccatatggcaaccctaggtgcaaccgacccttagagCAGAAAAATACCCTTAAAATGCAATCTCTGGCAACTTGTGACATTAAAACACCTGTTAATAGTAAATAAtcataacataatataataacttGCCAAAGATACTTTGTTCCATTAGTTCATATAAAATAGTACCTATGACTAAATCTATCTTTTTTCTGATAGGTGCTATAGTTTATGGTTAGCATAGTTTATGAGTTAGCTTTAGCGGCTTGACGTTTTTTCACATCCCAGTTGTACACTCTTGCCATATTTACTTCAGTAGTTGTCCATTGATcactgaaataaaaataaaaaataattaaaacactgCTTTATACAAGAAATGGGAGTAGACTATAAAGATGATGAAAGCTAAGAAGTACTTAACagttaaattaaaagtaaatatagatTTTACTTGGGACATAGTCAAGGAATTTGATTTTGGTACCATATCACAGTGACAGACAACAATATGAGATCTACTGATTTGCCGACGGaaactttccaaaattgcgaaattttcCATATAGAAGGTCAAAGATGATGAAAGCTAAGAAGTACTTATAACagttaaattaaaagtaaatatagatTTTACTTGGGACATAGTCAAGGAATTTGATTTTGGTACCATATCACAGTGACAGACAACAATATGAGATCTACTGATTTGCCGACGGaaactttccaaaattgcgaaattttcCATATAGAAGGTCAATTCCAGAAGTTTCAGAAACTTCTCACAGTTTTTTTATGGGGATTGAAACTTTCCATAACATAAGAAGGAAATTTCCGGGAACTTTTATGATTTTTAGGAAACTTTCAgcaacttgcacatctgtaaTGAGATCCCTGGTCGCTATCATATTGATTGTGTGTGACAAGTTACAAAGTTGCACAgaaatcaaattccttgacTGTAATGTATTTAGGATGAACAGAACAGTCATGTAAAACTTTGGCATTCAGATAAATAATAGACAGTTACCGTAAGAAGTCCAAGTCATGTTCTACACAGGCCAAGTTTTTCTTAGCAGTTGCCATATTGGAAGAGAGTAACTTCTCAGCGTCTTCTAAAGAGTACTCCAGCATCACATTAGCTCCCAGCCATAGGTATACCTTCTCAGTTGGTGGTACAttagcctgaaaataaaaacatttcaattatatttatttatatataaatgtgTAAGTGATAATATCATTTACAATGTAcaaaataggtaagtaaaattaaaaacattctTTCAACCACTACACAATAGTGTTTTTTTTGTCATACTTTCTATGATGGATCAAATTGGCCCAAGAAATttcatgtaggtaggtattaagaaaatatgaaaatagATATGGTACCTTAACAAAAACTTGATCACTTAATAAAAATTGAGTATCCATGTCTTCCTTCTGTGCTTTCAATTTCTCTATCATTTCAAGTGATCTAGCTAAGTCAGGAATTTGTTGCCTCAAACGCCTCCTTTTGGTTGCTAGGGTGTATTCCATAAACTTGTACTTGCCATGCTGTTCGTCGAGTTTTCGTAATACTTTATCTACACCTTCAGAGTTTTCTGGTAAACTCATAAATTCATCAACATTATCCtggaaaaacaagaaaaatatattAGTTTTTAATGCTTAATAGCAACtatcatatttattttaattatagaaatatatatatagctTTTATTTTCAATACAAAGGCAGCTAGGACCGAAAAATCATAGTTCAAGTAACAGGTGCTGGAGGATTCTTAAGACTAACCTATAAAAATTTTAAATTCcacaaaactattattttagtaataaagcCTTGATTCAATTAATTGTCTGTAATAACGATATGCAATAATAGTGATAAAGTATACACTTACTACAAATACAGCTTCAGGAATTCCAGAATAAGATTTTTCATTTGCGGACTCCGCTGCATCACCTTCCATTTTGTTTATAAATGTTatctttagtaataattattcgATTCGATCACAGCAGCATCGACTGTTTATATCACGACGTATAACACCTTTTATTATAAGATGCCGCAAACATTTTCTTATAAGCCGAGAAAATTTTAACTTCTACGGAACAAGCAAGGAGAGGAGATAGCGGAGCGAatttgacagtttttttttatggttttttttttttttttttttttttatggcatcGCGCTCCTGGCGCATTCAGCCAGACGAGTAAAGCAGGGAAACGGAATTAAAGGATTACATTATAACGGGTAAGACGGAATTTTGGAAAAGGATCAGGAAAAGGTAAATTATAGGCAGTTAGAGTTTAATGTTATGAcgtgaaataaatgaatacaatgatttaaatatatatggaGAAGAATCATTAATATACAGGAGTGTTGTAATAGATGTGGGAAACGGAACTTTAAAATCTGACAGCTGTCTTAATAGTATAGAACGATCATAAAGGTTACATCATAGACCTATATAATCATATTTCAGTGGGTTACATGCAAAGAATATATGGTTAAGATCAGCGGGATCAGCTCCACAAGTACATGCAGAACTGGCCACGCGATTTAGTAGTTTGAGGTGTTCCGGTGTACATACGTGACCCAATCTCATTCGAATTAACATACTAGTTGCAGGTTTTGGCAGAGAGATTTTAGCAAACCAAGGTTTGGCAGGAATTGATTTTTGAATGCTTCGATAATGTAACGCAGCAGCACCTGCACCAGATGTCCATAAATTCCTCCATTCCTTTCGTAGGTATAATTTAGGCAGTGCCAACAGGTCTTCAGACACATTCTTAAACGGAAACATGTCCCCACAACTAATGGCATCTCGAGCTAAATCATCCACCCTTTCATTACCTTTAATCCCTCTGTGTCCAGGGATCCAGGCAATGGAAACCGAATACCCTTTAATGTGACATTTTAACAATAGGCTACGGATTTGATAAATAATTGGgttattagatttagatttgAAAGGAAATTTACATATTGCCTGTAGTGAACTTAGGGAATctgagaaaataattgtttttttgagATGCATTATAATGATGAACTCTATTGCTTTCAGGATTCCAAAGCACTCACCACTGTACACAGAGGATTCTGGTGGCAActttattttttggtaaatattAGATTGGGTGTGGAGAACACCAACGCCAACACAACCATTCTCTGACGTCTTAGAAGCATCTGTGTACATATGATGAGCACCCAGGCCATCTGTTCCAATGAATCCCAGGAATTGTTGATTTTGTTCAACATCATTCTTGGAGACTCCAACATTGAGGAGAACTGGAGGAATAAGTGTCAGAGAATCATATTCATATTGGAAAATGGGAAGTGTTGAAGAGCTAACAGTGGGAGCTGATATAGATTTAAGTTTTTGAAAGCTTTTTACTAAACAAGGAGGACTTTTGTGTTTCCAATAGTTGGAAGTAGTTATTTGAAGCACAAGGTTAGACAGGATA
This genomic interval carries:
- the LOC134794261 gene encoding prefoldin subunit 3 yields the protein MEGDAAESANEKSYSGIPEAVFVDNVDEFMSLPENSEGVDKVLRKLDEQHGKYKFMEYTLATKRRRLRQQIPDLARSLEMIEKLKAQKEDMDTQFLLSDQVFVKANVPPTEKVYLWLGANVMLEYSLEDAEKLLSSNMATAKKNLACVEHDLDFLRDQWTTTEVNMARVYNWDVKKRQAAKANS